The nucleotide window TGAAAATCCAAATGATTTAACTATAAAATATAGTGTTATTGATTCTGATAATACAAAGGTTTTAATGTATAATATTTCTATAGCAGATATTGCTTTTGTATTTTAAAATAATTGAATAATTAATTAAAAGGCTAAAAATGTCCAATATTAAAAATGAGTTAAAAGAAGTTGTCGAAGTAACAATGTTACCAGAAGTTGAAGCATATTTAGAAGACTTGTTAAAACTTTTAGAGAATAATGAAGCAACAGAAGATGACATAGAAGCTATAAAAGAGATGGAATCATTTATGGTAGAGCTACAAAATATCGTTGAATCAATCAATACCAATCAAATCAATGATACACAAGCAAGTGAAGTTTACGACAAAATTATGACATTAATAGATGAACACAAAGAACATTAATTTTGGAAGTTGTTACCCTAAGTAGAGAAGAATATTTAGAATCGGTACAAAAACTAAGCCACTTTGAGAATCTAAAGTTTCTAAAAAATGCACTTGATTTGTGGGATAACTATTATAGTTGGGAAAAATTCCCACCCCTTGCTTTAAAAGTCAATAATCGTCATGTTACATATCTTTTTTACAATATCTCTAAAAATAACAAATATCTAACAATAAACAATATTCTAACTCCTTTTAAATATAGAAGAAATGGTTATGCATATAAATTATTAAAATATCTTTTTTCTTCAGTAAAGCCCAATAAAGTTGAAAGATACAAGCTGTATAGTGTAAACAATTCTATTAAGTTTTATAATAAATTAGGGCTAAGATATTGGGGTGTAACTAAAGAGTTACTTTATTATAGTGATTTTAAGATGCCTAATGATATAAAAGAAATTGAAGAGATTAATTATGAAGGTTCTACTGATCAATTCAATGATTTAGAGTTAGAAGATATTCATAATAAATTAAAAGACAATGCAAGCTCTTTTGATGAAAAAGAGATTCTCATCCATGAAGATTGTCTAAAACTTATGAAAACTCGTTTTAAATTTGATGAATTATCAGATGAGATAAAAAAAAGAGATTTGAAGTGAGTGAATCTACTTTTATATCTTTTCTTTAAATAGTTATTATAATGTATTTACTCACTTAAAGTAAATTTATCTCCTAAAGCAGTGTAAATAACTCTTTTCCCATAAAAATCCCCAAACTCTTTATCTTCAAAAGAAGCTTTATTTATAAAATCAGCACATTTTGATGAGTGATGGATATAATCATCTTTTAATTTTTTGTATAAAGAATCTCCACTTATAAATTCGCCTTTTTTTTCTAATGCCTTATACACTTTATTTAATATCTCATCATCTTTAAAACTATATGAAGATAAAGAAGCAAAAGGAACCATCTCCAATTTCTCTTTTTTGCCCAATTCTTTACCTTGAGTCATATCTTTATAAATTGCTCTTTCATACATGATTTTAAGTGTTATATATTCATAATTATTTAAAACCACTTTTTTATGCATATATAGATATAGCATTGGTTTTGGTATAGCTGTCCCAAAATAAGAAGGGATAACTTCAGGTAAAATACAATAATAAAAGCCATCTTCAAAATCATCTTTTATCTCTTTTTTTGATTTGACTTTTTCTATCTTATTTTTATTTAACCAATTGTA belongs to Arcobacter sp. F2176 and includes:
- a CDS encoding GNAT family N-acetyltransferase, with protein sequence MEVVTLSREEYLESVQKLSHFENLKFLKNALDLWDNYYSWEKFPPLALKVNNRHVTYLFYNISKNNKYLTINNILTPFKYRRNGYAYKLLKYLFSSVKPNKVERYKLYSVNNSIKFYNKLGLRYWGVTKELLYYSDFKMPNDIKEIEEINYEGSTDQFNDLELEDIHNKLKDNASSFDEKEILIHEDCLKLMKTRFKFDELSDEIKKRDLK